The sequence CCAGGCCGTGCGCACTCACTTCTTCGACGAGCACTTCACCGCGGCGGCCGAGGCCGGTATCCGCCAGATCGTCATCTTGGCGTCCGGTCTCGATTCGCGGGCCTACCGGTTGGCTTGGCCCGCGGGCACCACCGTCTTCGAGATCGATCAGCCCAAGGTGCTGGAGTACAAGGCGACGAAGCTCGCCGACAACGACGTGCAGCCGGCGGCGACACTGCACCAGGTACCGATCGATCTGCGCAACGACTGGCCGAAAGCCCTGCGCGACAAGGGTTTCGACCCGAGCAAGCCGACGGCATGGCTGGCAGAGGGTCTGCTGATGTATCTGCCCGCCGATGCGCAGGACCGGCTCTTCGCGTTGATCACCGAGCTGAGCGCGCCCGGCAGCCGGATCGCCGCCGAAGCGGTCGGTGTGCGCTCGGACGAACGGCGCCAGGAGATGTCCGCGCGGTTCGACAAGATCGCCCAAGAACTCGGCATCGAACGCGAGATCGACGTAGCTGAACTGATGTACAACGACCCTGACCGTGCCGACGTCGCCGATTGGCTGAATGCGCAGGGCTGGCGGGCAAAGGCCGTGACGTCACAGGACGAGATGCGCAGGCTGGGCCGCTTCGTCTTGCCGCCCGGCGCCGAAGACGACGCGTTCGCCACATTCGCCACTGCGGAGAAGCTGTAGGTCGGTCACTTCTGGGCGTCCCAACCGGTTGGTTAGGATCAGGGACGCACGTGAGGAGCAGGAAAACCCCTGCCCTCCTCGGGTCAGGAAGGACCTCCGCCATGACCGCCGACTCAATTTCCCAGCCTGCGCCCGCTGTGCCAGCTCCGACGGCACCCGGCATCCCCGAAACTGTCGCCCGCCTGCGGGCCACCTTCGCCAGCGGCCGCACCCGCAGCATCGAGTGGCGTAAGCAGCAGCTGCAGGCGCTTGAACGGATGATGACCGAGAACGAGGCGGCCGTCGCCGCCGCGCTCGAGCAGGACCTCGGCCGCGGCGCGTTCGAGTCGTGGCTGGCCGACATCGCCAGCACCGTCGGGGAAGCCAAGGACGCCGCCAAGAACGTCAAGAAGTGGACCCGCAGGCGCTATCGGCTGTTGGAGATGTCGCAGCTGCCGGGCCGCGGCTGGGTCGAGTACGAGCCGTACGGCACCGTGCTGGTCATCGGGGCGTGGAACTTCCCGTTCGTGCTGACGCTGGGGCCCGCCGTCGGCGCGATCGCGGCCGGCAACACCGTCGTGCTCAAGCCTTCTGAGGTGTGCCCGGCGTCGTCGGCCCTGATGGCCGAGTTGGTGCCCCGCTACCTCGACAACGACGCGGTTGCGGTCATCGAGGGCGACAGCGCAGTGAGCCAGGAGCTGATCGCCCAAGGCTTCGACCACATCTGCTTCACCGGAGGCACCGAAATCGGTCGCAAGGTTTACGAGGCCGCGGCCCCGCACCTGACGCCGGTCACACTCGAACTGGGTGGCAAGAGCCCGGTGATCGTGGCTGCCGACGCCGATATCGAGGTCGCGGCCAAGCGGATCGCGTGGACCAAGCTGATCAACTCCGGTCAGATCTGCATCGCGCCGGATTACGTGCTGGCCGACGCGAAGATCCGCGATCAGCTGGTCGACAAGATCAAGGAGGCCGTGACGACGTTCGAAGCCGAAAACCCAGACGGCAAGCGGATTGTCAACGAACGTCACTTCGATCGGCTGACCTCCGCGCTGGCGGCCACCAAGGGCAACATAGCGATCGGAGGCGGCTCCGATTCGTCGAAGATCAGCATCCAGCCCACCGTCGTGGTCGATCCCGATCCGGCCGAACCGCTGATGACCGACGAGATCTTCGGCCCGATCCTGCCGATCATGACGGTCCAATCCCTCGACGAGGCAATCGGTTTCGTGAATTCACGGCCCAAGCCGCTGGCCGCCTACCTGTTCACCAAGACCAAGAACATCCGTGAGCGGGTGATCAAGGAAGTCGCCGCAGGCGGCATGGTGATCAACCATTTGCTCTTCCACTTCGCGACGAACAAGCTGCCGTTCGGTGGTGTCGGGCCCTCGGGGATGGGCGCCTACCACGGCAAGTTCGGCTTCGAGCAGTTCAGTCACAAGAAGACCGTGATGACCAAGCCGACCCGACCCGACGTCGGCGCCTTCATCTATCCCCCGTATACAGAAAAAGCATTGAAGCTCGCCAAACGGCTGTTCTAGGAAGGAACGTCATGCCAGGAGTGCAGGATCGCGTCATCGTCGTCACCGGAGCCGGCGGTGGGCTGGGGCGTGAGTACGCGTTGACGCTCGCCAGGGAGGGCGCCAGCGTCGTCGTCAACGACCTCGGTGGTGCGCGTGACGGCACGGGCGCCGGCCACAACATGGCCGACGAGGTGGTCAAGGAGATTCGCGACGCCGGCGGCCGCGCCGTCGCGAACTACGACTCCGTAGCCGAATCCGAGGCCGCCGAGAACATCATCAAGACCGCGATCGACGAGTTCGGCAAGGTCGACGGCGTGGTGAGCAACGCGGGCATCCTGCGCGACGGCACATTCCACAAGATGGAGTTCGGCGCCTGGGACTCGGTGCTTAAGGTGCATCTGTACGGCGGCTACAACGTGATTCGCGCCGCTTGGCCGCACTTCCGGGAGAACAGTTACGGCAGGGTCGTCGTCGCGACATCCACCAGCGGCCTGTTCGGCAACTTCGGCCAGGCCAACTACGGCGCGGCGAAGCTTGGCCTCGTCGGGCTGATCAACACGCTGGCTCAAGAGGGCGCGAAGTACAACATCAAGACCAACGCCGTCGCGCCGATCGCCGCCACCCGCATGACGCAGGACATCCTGCCGCCCGAGGTGTTCGAGAAGCTGACGCCGGAGTACGTCGCCCCGGTGGTGGCTTACCTGATGAGCGAGGAAAACCCCGATACCGCATCGGTGTTCATCGTCGGTGGCGGCAAAGTACAAAGGGCAGCGCTCTTTCAAAACGAAGGCACCACATTCACAACTGTGCCGTCGGTCGACGACGTCGCAGCCAAGTGGGGCGAGATCACCGACCTGTCCGCTGCGCAGCGGGCGACCTTCAGCCTGGGTTGATCGCCTCCGAATGAAAGCGCTTGTCGCGCGCGAACTTTCCGGGCCGACCGGACTCGACTACACCGAGGTCGACGACGTCAGCGGCGGCGACGACGCCATCGTCGTCGACGTCTGCGCGGCCGGGGTCAGCTTCCCGGACCTGCTGCTGCTTCGTGACGAGTACCAGCTGCGGCTGGAACCACCGTTCGTCCCCGGCATGGAGGTCGCAGGCGTCGTGCGGTCGGCGCCCTATGAATCCGAATTCAGACCGGGTCAACGGGTTACCGCGCTGTCGATGCTCGGCGGCTGGGCTGAGCAGGTGGTGGTGCCACCGGCCAACCTGACGCGGACACCGGATGTTCTCGACGACGCCGAAGCCGTCGCGCTGCTGGGCAACTACCAGACGATGTACTTCGCGTTGGCCAAGCGCGCTGCGCTGCGGGCAGGCGAGACGGTCTTGGTGCTCGGCTCAGCGGGCGGCGTCGGGACGGCGGCCATTCAGATCGCAAAGGCCTTGGGCGCCAGAGTGGTCGCGATGGTGCACCGGCCACAGGCCCACGACTTCGTGCGTTCGCTCGGTGCCGACGTCGTGCTGCCGTTGACCGACGGCTGGCTGCAGGCCGTGAAGGACCACACCGACGGCCGCGGCGTCGACCTTGTGGTCGACCCCGTCGGCGGTGACGCGTTCGACGATGCGGTGCGCGCGCTCGACACCGAGGGCAGGCTGCTGGTGATCGGCTTTGCGGCGGGTGGCATTCCGACGGTCAAGGTCAACCGGCTGCTGCTGCGCAACGTCAGCGTCATCGGCGTGGGCTACGGCGAGTACGTCAACCGCAGACCCGGTTCGCAGGCGGTGTTCGAATTCGGGGTGGGCGAACTGGTGAAGGCCGGTCTCCGGCCGCCGCCGCCGATGAGGTACCCGCTTTCTGAAGGCAGCGCTGCGTTGCAGGCTCTGGCCGACGGCGGTGTGCTGGGGAAGGTCGTGCTGGAGCCGTGACGAGCGCTTGCGCGAGAAACCGACAAATATGACGAGCGCTTGCGCGAGAAACCGACAACTATGACGCCGAAAGCCTTGGCGTTCGACGTGTTCGGCACGGTCGTCGATTGGCGCTCCAGCATCATCCGCGAGCTCGAACAGTTCGGGCAGATGCACGGCGTCGCCGCTGACTGGGCCGGCATGGCCGACGACTGGCGTAAGGGCTACGCGCCGGCGATGAACCGGGTGCGCGGCGGGGAACTGCCGTGGACGCGCATCGACGACCTGCACCAGATGATCCTCGACGAACTGCTTGCCGCAGCGGGTATCACGTCGGTCGGCGAGGACGACATCGACCACCTCAACCGGGCCTGGCACCGGCTGGACCCCTGGCCGGACAGCGTGGCGGGCTTGACCCGGCTGAAGGAGGGGTTCGTCATCACCACTCTGTCGAACGGGAACGTGTCGCTGCTGACGAACATGGCCAAACGGGCTGGGCTGCCGTGGGATTGCGTGATCTCGGCGGAATTGTTCCACCACTACAAGCCCGACCCGCAGGCATATCTGGGCTGCGCGGATCTGCTCGGCGTGCGACCGGGGGAGTCGATGCTCGTCGCCGCGCACCCCTCCGATCTGCGGGCGGCGCGCGACGTCGGTCTGAAGACCGCGTTCGTCTCCCGGCCGCAGGAGTACGGTCCCGGTCAGCGGCCGCCGAGGATGGACGACGGCGAATTCGATTTCACGGCAACCGATTTTCTCGACCTCGCCGGTCAGCTGGGTGCCTGAAACGACGGCGTAGCGTGAAAGGATGACCGATCAGTTGACGACGGAACTGCCGCCCGCATTGCGCAGGGCGATCGGCCTGCTCAAAGATCCGCCTGCCGACCCGGACGTGAGCAGAGGCTATCTCGACCTGACCTTCGACATCCCGGTGTCCGACGCCGCGCTGCCGAAGAACACCGGCGCCATTCAGGCGGCGTGGGCGTCGGGGCTCGGATCGATGCTCTACGACAACGCGCAGGCCTTCGCGCGCAGGTTCGTCGGCGCCTGGCAGTTGCCGGTCGACTGGCTGAACGTGCCGGCGGGCGGGGTCGCCCTCGACGTCGGCAGCGGCCCTGGCAATGTCACCGCGTTGCTGGCCCGCGCCGCGGGCCCCGACGGGCTGGCGCTGGGCGTCGACATCTCCGAGCCGATGCTGGCCCGCGCTGTCAGTACCGAGGCCGGTCCCACTGTCGGTTTCCTGCGTGCCGACGCCCAGCGGCTGCCGTTTCGCGACGAGACCTTCGATGCGGCGACGTCGATGGCGGTGCTGCAGCTGATCCCGAATCCGGCGACGACGCTGTCGGAGATCGCACGGGTGCTGAAGCCCGGTGGCCGGGTCGCCGTCATGGTGCCGACCGTGGGCCGCGGCGCCGAATTTCTGCGCTGGCTGCCCAACGGCGGCGTGCATTTCTTCACCGAGGACGAACTCGGCGACACCTTCGAGGAACTCGGCCTCGTCGGCGTCCGGACGAAGACGCTGGGCAATATCCAGTGGGCGCGCGGCCGCAAGCCCTGAGGCCGTAGATTCGACCTCTACGAGGAGGTGCAGGCGATGGCAGGCCCTGACCTTGCCGAGTTGTGGGATGCGCACTGCAGATGCGAGTTCGAGTCGCGTGACGTCGACGCAACCATGGCGACCATGGTCGCCGAGCCATACGTGAACCACATTCCCACCATGACCGGCGGCGTCGGCTTCGCCGATTTGCACTACTTCTACTCAAACCATTTCGTCGGGGTGAACCCACCCGACATGGAGCTGGAGCCCGTCAGCCGCACGGTCGGCGACAGTTCCGTTGTCGATGAGTTCATCCTGCGTTTCACCCACACGACGGTGATGGACTGGATGCTGCCCGGAATCGAACCCACCGGGCGCGCCGTTGAGGTTCCGATGGTTGCGATCGTCCAGTTCACGGGCGACAAGCTTTCCCATGAGCACATCTACTGGGATCAGGCCAGCGTGCTTCTGCAACTCGGATTGCTCGAGGCCGACGGTCTTCCGATTGCCGGCGCCGCGACCGCGGACAAGGTGCGCGACGTCGGCCTGCCCAGCAATACTCTGATCCCGTGAGCGCCGGCGGGATCGTCCTCGTTGCACTCGTCATCGCCGTCGGCATCATCGGCATCATCGTGCCGCTGCTGCCCGGCATCCTGCTGGTGTACGCGGCGATCCTCGTGTGGGCCGTCGTCGAGCACAACGTGGCGGCATGGGTGACGCTCGGCGTCGTCACCGCCTTGATCGGCGCGACCACGCTGATCAAGTACATGTGGCCGATGAAGCGCATGCGCGCCGCCGACGTCGGCACGATGACGCTGCTGGCCGGCGCGGTACTCGGCATCATCGGTTTCTTCGTGATCCCGGTTGTCGGGCTGGTGATCGGGTTCGTGCTCGGTGTCTATTTGGCCGAGCTGGCGAACCACCGCGACCAACGGGTCGCATGGACGTCGACGAAACACGCGCTCAAGGGAGTGGCTCTTTCGGTCGGTGTCGAGTTGGCGGGCGCGCTGCTGGCCACCGTCGCCTG is a genomic window of Mycobacterium sp. ITM-2016-00318 containing:
- a CDS encoding aldehyde dehydrogenase family protein, whose translation is MTADSISQPAPAVPAPTAPGIPETVARLRATFASGRTRSIEWRKQQLQALERMMTENEAAVAAALEQDLGRGAFESWLADIASTVGEAKDAAKNVKKWTRRRYRLLEMSQLPGRGWVEYEPYGTVLVIGAWNFPFVLTLGPAVGAIAAGNTVVLKPSEVCPASSALMAELVPRYLDNDAVAVIEGDSAVSQELIAQGFDHICFTGGTEIGRKVYEAAAPHLTPVTLELGGKSPVIVAADADIEVAAKRIAWTKLINSGQICIAPDYVLADAKIRDQLVDKIKEAVTTFEAENPDGKRIVNERHFDRLTSALAATKGNIAIGGGSDSSKISIQPTVVVDPDPAEPLMTDEIFGPILPIMTVQSLDEAIGFVNSRPKPLAAYLFTKTKNIRERVIKEVAAGGMVINHLLFHFATNKLPFGGVGPSGMGAYHGKFGFEQFSHKKTVMTKPTRPDVGAFIYPPYTEKALKLAKRLF
- a CDS encoding SDR family oxidoreductase is translated as MPGVQDRVIVVTGAGGGLGREYALTLAREGASVVVNDLGGARDGTGAGHNMADEVVKEIRDAGGRAVANYDSVAESEAAENIIKTAIDEFGKVDGVVSNAGILRDGTFHKMEFGAWDSVLKVHLYGGYNVIRAAWPHFRENSYGRVVVATSTSGLFGNFGQANYGAAKLGLVGLINTLAQEGAKYNIKTNAVAPIAATRMTQDILPPEVFEKLTPEYVAPVVAYLMSEENPDTASVFIVGGGKVQRAALFQNEGTTFTTVPSVDDVAAKWGEITDLSAAQRATFSLG
- a CDS encoding DUF456 domain-containing protein gives rise to the protein MSAGGIVLVALVIAVGIIGIIVPLLPGILLVYAAILVWAVVEHNVAAWVTLGVVTALIGATTLIKYMWPMKRMRAADVGTMTLLAGAVLGIIGFFVIPVVGLVIGFVLGVYLAELANHRDQRVAWTSTKHALKGVALSVGVELAGALLATVAWAFGVYITQ
- a CDS encoding ester cyclase codes for the protein MAGPDLAELWDAHCRCEFESRDVDATMATMVAEPYVNHIPTMTGGVGFADLHYFYSNHFVGVNPPDMELEPVSRTVGDSSVVDEFILRFTHTTVMDWMLPGIEPTGRAVEVPMVAIVQFTGDKLSHEHIYWDQASVLLQLGLLEADGLPIAGAATADKVRDVGLPSNTLIP
- a CDS encoding haloacid dehalogenase type II, whose protein sequence is MTPKALAFDVFGTVVDWRSSIIRELEQFGQMHGVAADWAGMADDWRKGYAPAMNRVRGGELPWTRIDDLHQMILDELLAAAGITSVGEDDIDHLNRAWHRLDPWPDSVAGLTRLKEGFVITTLSNGNVSLLTNMAKRAGLPWDCVISAELFHHYKPDPQAYLGCADLLGVRPGESMLVAAHPSDLRAARDVGLKTAFVSRPQEYGPGQRPPRMDDGEFDFTATDFLDLAGQLGA
- a CDS encoding NADPH:quinone oxidoreductase family protein — protein: MKALVARELSGPTGLDYTEVDDVSGGDDAIVVDVCAAGVSFPDLLLLRDEYQLRLEPPFVPGMEVAGVVRSAPYESEFRPGQRVTALSMLGGWAEQVVVPPANLTRTPDVLDDAEAVALLGNYQTMYFALAKRAALRAGETVLVLGSAGGVGTAAIQIAKALGARVVAMVHRPQAHDFVRSLGADVVLPLTDGWLQAVKDHTDGRGVDLVVDPVGGDAFDDAVRALDTEGRLLVIGFAAGGIPTVKVNRLLLRNVSVIGVGYGEYVNRRPGSQAVFEFGVGELVKAGLRPPPPMRYPLSEGSAALQALADGGVLGKVVLEP
- a CDS encoding class I SAM-dependent methyltransferase codes for the protein MSSLRTHDDTWDIATSVGTTAVMVAAARAAESRQDDALINDPYADVLVEGAGTGPWSTMLDDEIVEKTAAIDPEIAAMFRHMRNYQAVRTHFFDEHFTAAAEAGIRQIVILASGLDSRAYRLAWPAGTTVFEIDQPKVLEYKATKLADNDVQPAATLHQVPIDLRNDWPKALRDKGFDPSKPTAWLAEGLLMYLPADAQDRLFALITELSAPGSRIAAEAVGVRSDERRQEMSARFDKIAQELGIEREIDVAELMYNDPDRADVADWLNAQGWRAKAVTSQDEMRRLGRFVLPPGAEDDAFATFATAEKL
- a CDS encoding methyltransferase domain-containing protein, translating into MTDQLTTELPPALRRAIGLLKDPPADPDVSRGYLDLTFDIPVSDAALPKNTGAIQAAWASGLGSMLYDNAQAFARRFVGAWQLPVDWLNVPAGGVALDVGSGPGNVTALLARAAGPDGLALGVDISEPMLARAVSTEAGPTVGFLRADAQRLPFRDETFDAATSMAVLQLIPNPATTLSEIARVLKPGGRVAVMVPTVGRGAEFLRWLPNGGVHFFTEDELGDTFEELGLVGVRTKTLGNIQWARGRKP